The following are encoded together in the Parabacteroides chongii genome:
- a CDS encoding DUF6383 domain-containing protein, translating into MRKSTLVKGGSAALLCAMAFYGLSPVLNAADSDYTNIKAKWYEVVNTESAWNDETDLIEGSIHLKPIDKVNVHDHWEANSTSYGNYESMIDFTKMNAGLMNGVFVTFFNLDASDTPNYLKPFTGKYLEMAYSDIKNHEEMNTAEYLKFTDDKGNTGLGIYQNQTASSRVDFLYSTKGLTGVESVEMDIRAFGNTDLVNRKIDWTYDVYVYDLSGELVGQMVSDRAIFTANNHEIATAHTHHIKAHVSDADNTNPGSWQQGSLDNKMIIVMFRGAKSVADDAVESTGSKNTEPLTVFTNARLAFNRPSVAFGAANTKIFEAGAGRNTSCAPDTLTTTVELWNTLYKNSKSNNEYTATFGSSATRDVLAFIDQTQAPKEELAYYELNVEYPFIVDKMEISQIGDMSKVEGWVSLDELATDSPNKIVRKGTPGVDKKVTYLIPREFFVQTDATDDRDCKSSARFTYYFAPQEVKAFEKSNYIWSTITAEASDTARYALQATSVPEYNELNDLHFDEYLDFKTAKVSFKNLPYFNSFDNGRYMDEMHYGELLLVNRTKAPRHSTDRYDDDVNIKGWKIVFLDDDNKKDSTYVPGRYLPMTVQGHSYTDYAAWLEEHGCPECCIEDEPEVVGTHARVKVIDCSGNIYPNIVSVNAIFKYHRGDVNIGDDESKYVNETYTINPALTYDASIARYFENGEVLANTTYTYTGQDLMDKVGGAVYSGPIKVFGNNTFVWFQDTDQSLLSHAMGVLSSEFLKYFERIDRKDFFFAPYDEWDNYKYESRPHTVKIFATGLKPDVPGGKVASIKVFKEQFSKGESFDDAVYHTNAFMFTGESLDFAKVYVKKGTQEKPIEEYSGATFGKFIGMSIGDTLIYKVDLDNDYAVQYVEENGLDMTVKYVPYNDVNLLPIEKEYWDYCCFEGTPNVFNHVAQFGVTASNKKGWNEFYTFGTTDRGLTTTMNADKIIGSYTSFYSFLTQQFGSCNDCGSGGYPNANYSSSIGSSEGNWVPAPNLIYNEIFRKDYKTRYVNTCYPVRDGQFIISGLNITEPVDMDVFSNKKGAFDYEVTVLADLNGEPYGKVDTVGTTVQISPNKYGEVLALVSAKFDPKDRDGIAMTIDTITSGAEKGMWARYYAKDSIRLAPQQHASDVERWNRVYFFDLDDYKHNLTFEDEKWKHFGIWAPYGVNITDTLTATIKGDVKVPEVWYSSDAAGKNRIDAFQFGVVNGGASKDSVFYIQGRDLPHYGTTVNDTDPKVEQEINLLSASDLFTFGTNKSKEVKLFIREKSMELAGTVEEAPYIYTGAAGELVKNVLRGDVAAKIDIRATPNVEDLCDVENKLSLAAVCDVQQDLPLAFTAGLEMPYIKDMEPGDVGGSDARIKWTATPGAQYYQVAVGRFTPKYTSEDVFMSEVRADDASKTIWVELFNATGDVIHRDNKVNYWLEVTKEYTDAAGAPKKEVTKVSVDNFELQGNTQPIDRNWGYAPIAHQMDNMDLTTDITKPVKYTIRLMEGFQTDAHQIDIYLFDTPATWMVRKPVQGMPINGGDFNTGDWRTEVGSLPTAYYEWQDDINFDGEESFKVAATATSIAVHNLIPQTAYTARVRAFNECVGGEEMIPSEDFYDFATSKTATSTGDIYFDEADEHKPVSNESINTTDVTVLGGQGKVTILNAANKKVVISNVLGQTVANTTITSDNVTFNAPAGIVVVALEDGTIVKAVVK; encoded by the coding sequence CAGGTTTGATGAACGGCGTTTTCGTAACCTTCTTCAATCTGGATGCAAGTGATACTCCTAACTATCTGAAGCCTTTCACCGGAAAGTATCTGGAGATGGCTTATTCGGATATTAAGAATCACGAAGAAATGAATACGGCCGAATATCTGAAATTTACAGATGACAAAGGCAATACCGGATTAGGTATTTATCAGAACCAGACAGCCAGTTCACGTGTAGACTTCCTGTATAGCACAAAAGGCTTGACAGGTGTTGAAAGCGTTGAAATGGATATTCGTGCTTTTGGTAATACGGACCTGGTAAACCGTAAGATCGACTGGACGTATGACGTATATGTTTATGATCTGTCAGGAGAGCTTGTTGGTCAGATGGTTAGCGACCGTGCAATTTTCACAGCTAATAACCATGAAATAGCAACAGCCCATACGCATCATATTAAAGCGCATGTTTCTGATGCCGATAATACGAATCCTGGTTCATGGCAGCAGGGCTCTTTGGACAACAAGATGATTATTGTTATGTTTAGAGGTGCTAAATCGGTTGCTGATGATGCAGTTGAATCTACAGGTTCAAAGAACACAGAACCGTTGACAGTATTCACAAATGCAAGATTGGCGTTCAATCGTCCGAGCGTTGCTTTCGGTGCTGCAAATACAAAGATATTTGAAGCTGGTGCCGGACGTAATACTTCTTGCGCTCCTGATACATTGACAACTACTGTTGAATTGTGGAATACATTGTATAAGAACAGCAAGTCTAACAATGAATATACTGCCACTTTCGGTAGTAGTGCGACTCGCGATGTTCTGGCCTTTATCGATCAAACTCAGGCTCCGAAAGAAGAGTTGGCATATTATGAACTGAATGTTGAGTATCCGTTTATCGTTGATAAGATGGAAATCTCTCAGATAGGCGATATGTCGAAAGTTGAGGGTTGGGTATCTTTAGATGAACTGGCTACTGATTCACCTAACAAAATTGTTAGAAAAGGTACACCGGGTGTAGATAAGAAAGTTACTTATCTGATCCCTCGTGAATTCTTCGTTCAGACAGATGCTACTGACGATCGCGATTGCAAATCAAGTGCTCGTTTCACTTATTACTTCGCTCCTCAAGAAGTAAAAGCATTTGAAAAATCTAACTATATTTGGTCTACTATCACAGCTGAAGCTTCAGATACAGCTCGTTATGCACTTCAGGCTACTTCTGTTCCTGAATATAACGAATTGAACGATCTGCACTTCGACGAATATCTGGATTTCAAGACTGCAAAAGTTAGCTTCAAGAACCTGCCTTATTTCAATTCATTCGACAACGGTCGTTACATGGATGAAATGCATTATGGTGAATTATTGCTGGTTAACCGGACAAAAGCTCCTAGACATTCAACCGATCGTTACGATGACGATGTAAATATCAAGGGTTGGAAGATCGTCTTCCTTGATGATGATAATAAGAAAGACTCTACTTATGTACCAGGTCGTTATCTGCCGATGACAGTTCAGGGACATAGCTATACTGATTATGCTGCATGGTTGGAAGAACATGGTTGTCCGGAATGCTGCATTGAAGATGAACCGGAAGTGGTTGGTACTCATGCAAGAGTAAAAGTTATCGACTGTTCAGGTAATATTTATCCGAACATCGTTAGCGTTAACGCTATCTTCAAATATCACCGTGGTGATGTAAACATCGGCGACGACGAGTCTAAATATGTAAATGAAACATATACTATCAATCCGGCTCTGACTTACGATGCTTCTATCGCAAGATATTTTGAAAATGGAGAAGTATTGGCTAATACGACTTATACTTACACCGGTCAGGATCTGATGGATAAGGTAGGTGGTGCAGTTTATTCAGGTCCGATCAAGGTCTTCGGTAACAATACATTCGTATGGTTCCAGGATACTGACCAGTCTCTGTTAAGCCACGCTATGGGTGTTCTTAGCTCTGAATTCCTGAAATATTTCGAACGTATCGACCGCAAAGATTTCTTCTTCGCTCCTTACGACGAATGGGATAACTACAAATATGAGTCAAGACCTCACACTGTTAAGATCTTCGCAACAGGTTTGAAACCGGATGTTCCTGGTGGAAAAGTTGCTTCTATCAAGGTCTTCAAAGAACAGTTCTCTAAAGGCGAAAGCTTCGACGATGCAGTTTATCATACAAATGCGTTCATGTTCACAGGTGAAAGCCTTGACTTTGCGAAAGTATATGTGAAGAAAGGTACTCAGGAAAAACCGATCGAAGAATATAGCGGTGCTACATTCGGCAAATTTATCGGTATGAGCATAGGTGATACTTTGATCTACAAGGTAGACCTGGATAACGACTATGCAGTACAGTACGTAGAAGAAAACGGTCTTGATATGACTGTTAAATATGTACCTTACAACGACGTGAACCTGCTTCCGATTGAAAAAGAATATTGGGATTATTGCTGCTTCGAAGGCACTCCTAACGTATTCAATCACGTAGCTCAGTTCGGTGTAACTGCTTCTAACAAGAAAGGTTGGAACGAATTTTATACATTCGGTACTACCGACAGAGGTTTGACAACAACAATGAATGCGGATAAGATCATCGGTTCATATACAAGCTTTTATTCATTCCTGACTCAGCAGTTCGGTTCTTGCAATGACTGCGGTAGTGGCGGTTATCCGAATGCAAACTATAGTAGTAGCATAGGTAGCTCTGAAGGCAACTGGGTTCCTGCTCCGAACCTGATCTATAACGAAATCTTCCGTAAGGATTACAAGACTCGTTATGTAAATACTTGCTATCCGGTACGCGACGGTCAGTTCATCATTTCCGGTTTGAACATTACTGAGCCGGTTGATATGGATGTATTCTCTAACAAGAAAGGTGCTTTCGATTATGAAGTAACAGTTCTTGCCGACCTCAATGGCGAACCTTATGGTAAAGTGGATACAGTAGGTACGACAGTTCAGATCTCTCCGAACAAATACGGTGAAGTATTGGCTCTTGTTTCTGCTAAGTTCGATCCGAAAGATCGCGATGGCATTGCAATGACTATCGATACAATTACAAGTGGTGCTGAAAAAGGTATGTGGGCTCGCTACTATGCGAAAGACTCTATCCGTCTGGCTCCGCAACAGCATGCTTCTGACGTTGAAAGATGGAACCGCGTGTACTTCTTCGACCTGGATGATTACAAACATAATTTGACATTTGAAGATGAAAAGTGGAAACACTTCGGTATCTGGGCTCCTTACGGTGTTAATATTACCGATACGCTGACAGCTACTATCAAGGGTGACGTGAAAGTTCCTGAAGTATGGTATAGCTCTGATGCTGCTGGTAAGAACAGAATCGATGCATTCCAGTTCGGTGTTGTAAATGGTGGTGCTTCTAAAGACTCGGTATTCTATATCCAGGGTCGTGACCTGCCTCATTACGGTACTACTGTGAACGATACGGATCCTAAGGTTGAACAGGAAATCAACTTGTTGAGCGCTTCTGACTTGTTCACATTCGGAACAAATAAATCAAAAGAAGTGAAACTGTTCATCCGTGAAAAATCAATGGAACTGGCTGGTACAGTTGAGGAAGCTCCTTATATCTATACAGGTGCTGCCGGCGAACTGGTTAAGAATGTTCTTCGTGGTGACGTAGCTGCCAAGATCGATATTCGTGCAACTCCGAATGTAGAAGATCTGTGTGACGTAGAGAATAAACTTTCTCTGGCTGCAGTATGTGACGTTCAGCAGGATCTGCCGCTGGCATTCACTGCCGGTCTTGAAATGCCGTATATCAAAGATATGGAACCGGGTGACGTTGGTGGTAGCGATGCTCGCATCAAATGGACAGCAACTCCGGGTGCTCAGTACTATCAGGTAGCTGTAGGTCGCTTCACTCCGAAGTATACTTCTGAAGATGTATTCATGTCTGAAGTACGTGCTGACGATGCAAGCAAGACTATCTGGGTTGAATTGTTCAACGCAACAGGCGATGTGATCCACCGTGATAATAAAGTTAACTACTGGTTGGAAGTAACTAAAGAATATACGGATGCTGCAGGTGCACCTAAGAAGGAGGTAACTAAGGTAAGTGTAGACAACTTCGAACTGCAAGGTAATACGCAACCGATCGACAGAAACTGGGGTTATGCTCCGATTGCCCATCAGATGGACAACATGGATCTGACTACAGACATCACGAAACCTGTTAAATATACAATCCGCCTGATGGAAGGATTCCAGACAGACGCTCATCAGATCGACATTTATCTGTTCGATACTCCTGCAACATGGATGGTAAGAAAACCGGTACAGGGTATGCCTATTAATGGTGGTGACTTCAATACAGGTGACTGGAGAACTGAAGTAGGTTCATTGCCTACGGCTTATTACGAATGGCAGGATGATATCAACTTCGACGGTGAAGAATCGTTCAAGGTTGCTGCAACTGCAACATCGATAGCTGTTCATAACCTGATCCCGCAGACTGCTTACACTGCACGTGTTCGTGCATTCAACGAGTGTGTCGGTGGTGAAGAAATGATTCCGTCAGAAGACTTCTATGACTTCGCAACATCTAAGACTGCTACCTCTACTGGTGACATCTACTTCGATGAAGCTGACGAACATAAGCCGGTTTCTAACGAATCTATCAATACAACTGACGTAACAGTTCTGGGTGGCCAGGGTAAGGTAACGATCCTGAATGCTGCTAACAAGAAAGTTGTCATCAGTAATGTATTAGGTCAGACCGTTGCCAACACAACGATCACTTCTGACAATGTTACATTCAACGCTCCTGCAGGAATCGTGGTTGTAGCTTTGGAAGACGGAACAATTGTTAAGGCAGTCGTTAAGTAA